TCAGTGACGTTGAGGTTAGGCCAGAGCGTGGAGCTGGAGAAGAAGCCGGTGAGAACGGCATCGCGGCCTGTGGTTGTCAGTGTCTGTTTGCCGGGAAGTTCTGCGGAGACGACACCGAGGCGCTTCTTGAGTTCGGTCAGGTCCCAGCGCTCGCGCCCGAAGATACTGACTTTCGTCTCCGGCTGGACGATCGGATAGCACTCGCAGGTAATAGTTTTGATGAGCGTCGATTTACCGCAACCGTTCGGCCCGAGGATTACGATGTGCTCGCCGGCGTTGACCGAGAGGCTGATATCGTGGAGAACGATGTTTTCGCCACGAGCTACGTTGACATGCGAGAGGTATAGAAAAGGCTGCTGCTCAGTCGCTTGCGGGGCCATTCTTTTACGATATCGTGCTCACGTGACCTTATCGAGCATCATGCATCGAATAAATAGCTTCATCAGTGATGGTTGGAGGAAGCATGAAGTTCAATACCTCGAACAGCGATGAAAAGATCGCCTATGCGCTGCTGCGGGCGGTTGCCGGAGTGAACCTGTTGATGCATGGCGTGAGCCGCCTGCTTGCCGGTCCGGAAGCGTTCGCAGGGCACCTGACTGAACAGTTCGCTCATGCGCCTCTTCCTGGGTCACTAATTCATGGGTTTGGCGTTGTGCTGCCTCCGATCGAGGGGCTGATCGGGTTGCTATTGCTGATTGGCTGGAAGACCCGCTGGACGCTGATCGCGGCTTCGCTGCTGATGCTGGTGCTGACTTTTGGCACAGCGCTGGTCCAGAATTGGCCGGTCGCAGGAAGTCAACTGATGTATGCACTGGTATATTCCGTGTTGCTGTTCCTGCGGCGATACAACTCGTGGTCAGTGGATGGTTGCTGGAATAAAGAGTGAGAGGAAGCAGTATTACCTGCGTTTTTATCGCAGATCCTTCGACTCCTCTTCGACGCGCTTCGCTTGCCAGGGTCGCTCAGGATGACACTCCGGTTATTCGTCTTCCTACATTCCCTTTAGTACTGAACCTACAATTCCACCGATAACGCCTGATTCTGTGTTCTGCTCAGCACGTTCGACCTTCATGTACTCCTGAAGCTGGTGGGCTAGACGCTGGATGGGCAGGGTCTGGAGCCAGACGCGCCCCGGACCGGTGAGAGCTGCAAGGAAGATTCCGTCTCCACCAAAGATCAGATTGCGAATTCCTGGCACGCGCTGAATCTGAAACGCGACGCTAGCCTGAAAAGCTCCAACATGACCAGGATGGACGCGCAGGGTCTCTCCTGGAGCAAGGTCTTTGACGATGACCTCGCCGGAGAGCTCGAGCCAGGCGATTCCCTGTCCGGAGACCTTCTGAAGCAGAAAACCATCTCCACCGAAGATTCCAGCGCCCAGCGATTGCTGGAAGCCGACGCCGAGTACGATTCCCGCAGTCGCACAGAGAAACCCGTGGCGATGAACAAAATACTCATGACCGTTGTCGACTTCGACTGAAACAATATGCCCGGGCACACGGGTGGCGAAGGCTACAGTTCCAGGTGCACCGTATGCACGGTACTCGGTCATAAAGAGGGTTCCGCCACCGGCGACCCGTTTGAGGACTCCCAGGAATCCACCGCCCCCGGCATGCTGGGTGTGAGTGGTCATTTGGATGGATTGGCTCATCCAGGAGAGTTCGCCCGCCTCGGAGATGACGGCATCATTGTGATCCAACGCAAACTCCAGAACAGGCATGGTGGTGCCGACGATACGATGCTGCATGGACTCTCCTTTTGTTTCTCCCAGAGGATACCCTACCCCACCAAAAGCGCGCAAAGTATTCAAAGGAAATAAGATAAGTCCGGACTTCGATCTTCGGACATTTAAGCAATTCAGCCCGGCATTGAAATGCCGGGCTGAGCTATTCCCTGATTTAAGGTTAGCAGAGCGTGTCAAGAAAACGCATGTGGAAAATCGCCGAGAACGCCCATTTCATATGGAGAAAATGCGGCGTCTGATGAGAGATGAGACTGGAGCAGATCAGGGCGGCATACGGACGGAGCATGGCAGCCAAAGCAGGAGTTAGCCTTGATAGTCCGATTGCGAAAGTCTTCGGAGAGATCCCTCGTGAAAGATTCGTTGGCGATCCACCGTGGAGAGTTTTTGCAGATGAGTCTGAGGGAGAATTAGTGGATGACCCTGCCCTGCTCTACCGGGATGTGTTGGTTCAGTTGAAACATGAAGGTGCCATCAATAATGGTCAGCCAAGTCTTCATGCAATCTGCTTAGCATCTCTGCATCTCCGATCAGGAGAGGTTGCGATTCATGTAGGAGCGGGTACGGGATATTACACCGCCATGCTGGCGCTTCTGGTGGGAGCGGCCGGGCGTGTGGATGCCTACGAGATTGAGAATGATCTTGCAGAAGAGGCACGAAAGAATTTAAAAGAGATGATCTGGGTTAAGGTCCATACGGGATCGGGTACCTTGGATCCACTACCAGAGTGCGATGTCCTGTATGTCAGCGCAGGAGCAACTTCGCCGTTATCCGTCTGGTTGGACTCGCTACGGATGGGAGGGAGGCTGTTGTTTCCTTTGACTCCTGAACAGGGCTACGGTGGAATGCTGTTGATTGCCCGACAGGAGATGGGATATTCCGCGCGCTTTCTGTGTGGAGCGAAGTTTGTGGGATGCGAAGGCGGACGCGATGCGCGGACTGCAGAGAAGCTGGAGGGGTGCTTCCGCAAGGGGCATGTAAGAGAGGTCCGCTCGCTGTGGAGGAATGATGCCCCCGATGAGACAGCATGGTGCGCAGGGGATGGATGGTGGCTTTCGACGAGAGAAATACACGAGAATTAATGGTAGCGGATCCATTTGAAAATACCTCAGGGGCTAAAGCCCCCTTCTTTCTACATACATTCATGGCACGGCTAAAGCTGTGCCCTTAACACGGCATCTCCGTTCTTCC
This portion of the Edaphobacter sp. 4G125 genome encodes:
- a CDS encoding MauE/DoxX family redox-associated membrane protein, which gives rise to MKFNTSNSDEKIAYALLRAVAGVNLLMHGVSRLLAGPEAFAGHLTEQFAHAPLPGSLIHGFGVVLPPIEGLIGLLLLIGWKTRWTLIAASLLMLVLTFGTALVQNWPVAGSQLMYALVYSVLLFLRRYNSWSVDGCWNKE
- a CDS encoding TIGR00266 family protein, with amino-acid sequence MQHRIVGTTMPVLEFALDHNDAVISEAGELSWMSQSIQMTTHTQHAGGGGFLGVLKRVAGGGTLFMTEYRAYGAPGTVAFATRVPGHIVSVEVDNGHEYFVHRHGFLCATAGIVLGVGFQQSLGAGIFGGDGFLLQKVSGQGIAWLELSGEVIVKDLAPGETLRVHPGHVGAFQASVAFQIQRVPGIRNLIFGGDGIFLAALTGPGRVWLQTLPIQRLAHQLQEYMKVERAEQNTESGVIGGIVGSVLKGM
- a CDS encoding protein-L-isoaspartate O-methyltransferase family protein translates to MAAKAGVSLDSPIAKVFGEIPRERFVGDPPWRVFADESEGELVDDPALLYRDVLVQLKHEGAINNGQPSLHAICLASLHLRSGEVAIHVGAGTGYYTAMLALLVGAAGRVDAYEIENDLAEEARKNLKEMIWVKVHTGSGTLDPLPECDVLYVSAGATSPLSVWLDSLRMGGRLLFPLTPEQGYGGMLLIARQEMGYSARFLCGAKFVGCEGGRDARTAEKLEGCFRKGHVREVRSLWRNDAPDETAWCAGDGWWLSTREIHEN